One Candidatus Brocadiia bacterium DNA window includes the following coding sequences:
- a CDS encoding HEAT repeat domain-containing protein, with protein sequence MKKLMLMSALITIIIFSYPGESEPHGPGPWLLPPQVDPLDKQSEGKPQVPPLSSEGIVYDFIGGLIPQNIKKPLTGDKTISVNIYDPNKIGIELLNTYFTPFDPYQLTSVSSLNLPIINKSETFKPLLNLYLKQHIILTILQTMVYVEVCPEAPAAEYLIDLGQPSLVGSQTVANITPGALGANWVKDMEAGKRVGVQIQKAVGEAAQQPPPNAPAGQNQFETMVQRLIVDELGKNYFFPGDLDFAPCLKSLGEEIMPYIIQAAKTSPHTLVKRNAVCLLDQYNSEDAVKALRDILLDKENKDKVIRNRALKSLLIKRDKEIIPFLIEALKDKEDKYFGTMAAYSLGLLGDKQAVKPLMEYAESDPNDRDVLWAAIPALGMLGDNSEEIKTFIKKYVERKLLVTKTLALLSLYALGDDTAAEQLSLQVSENPVRKIEYPALYFAAKTLGKRGEKDVPTLLALVNNRGHDPRLRFAAMCQIKFTDKNTNDLKELINQPKTPEIIKAYALYQLLLLRDKDLIADCEGVLKNSFLAAGRKGIKFNGEGFDAVIAIRILGLYKANKEALLSELISQTTQGIKSRPSRDKDMGSLLPRPPILETAIQELSKINSKDSTKILLDLLKQSDFPCRSAVALALGDMAQDKAITKALISALSDKDSWTRYRACNSLKKITGQDFGGEWVYDNDATRKENLAKWDKWWTETGSKQN encoded by the coding sequence ATGAAAAAACTCATGCTGATGTCGGCACTGATAACCATTATTATTTTCAGCTACCCCGGGGAAAGCGAACCGCACGGCCCGGGCCCGTGGCTGTTGCCGCCGCAAGTCGACCCGCTTGACAAGCAATCGGAAGGCAAGCCCCAAGTACCGCCTCTTTCATCCGAAGGCATTGTCTATGATTTTATCGGAGGTTTGATTCCTCAAAATATCAAGAAGCCGCTAACCGGGGATAAAACCATTTCGGTAAACATTTATGACCCTAATAAAATAGGAATTGAACTCTTAAATACCTACTTTACGCCATTTGATCCATACCAGTTAACCAGTGTCAGCTCTTTGAACCTGCCGATCATAAATAAATCCGAGACTTTTAAACCATTGCTCAATCTCTATTTGAAGCAGCACATTATACTGACTATCTTACAAACGATGGTTTATGTCGAGGTCTGTCCCGAAGCACCGGCGGCTGAATACCTGATTGACCTTGGTCAGCCAAGCCTGGTCGGGTCTCAGACTGTGGCTAATATCACGCCGGGCGCGCTGGGTGCTAACTGGGTCAAGGATATGGAAGCCGGCAAGCGGGTCGGCGTGCAAATTCAGAAAGCCGTGGGCGAGGCGGCTCAGCAACCGCCGCCGAATGCTCCGGCCGGACAAAACCAGTTTGAAACCATGGTTCAACGGTTGATTGTTGACGAATTAGGCAAGAATTATTTCTTCCCGGGAGACCTTGATTTTGCGCCCTGCCTGAAGTCTCTGGGCGAAGAAATTATGCCTTACATTATCCAAGCCGCTAAAACCAGCCCGCATACGTTGGTAAAGCGTAATGCGGTTTGCTTGCTGGACCAGTATAATTCTGAAGATGCGGTCAAAGCCCTGCGGGATATCCTGCTGGATAAAGAAAACAAGGATAAAGTAATCCGCAACAGAGCGCTAAAGTCATTACTAATAAAAAGGGATAAGGAAATAATCCCCTTCTTAATAGAAGCTTTAAAGGACAAAGAAGATAAGTACTTTGGAACAATGGCGGCATATTCGCTTGGCCTGCTGGGTGATAAACAGGCTGTCAAACCGCTGATGGAATATGCTGAATCAGACCCGAATGACAGGGATGTGCTCTGGGCGGCTATCCCCGCGTTGGGCATGCTCGGCGACAATAGTGAAGAAATTAAAACATTCATAAAAAAATACGTGGAAAGAAAACTGCTTGTAACCAAAACATTGGCGTTGCTTTCCCTTTATGCGTTGGGCGATGACACCGCGGCCGAGCAACTGTCTTTGCAAGTTTCGGAAAACCCGGTCAGAAAAATAGAATACCCGGCGTTGTATTTTGCTGCCAAGACTTTAGGCAAAAGAGGCGAAAAGGATGTGCCCACACTGCTGGCATTGGTTAATAACCGCGGGCATGACCCGAGACTACGCTTTGCGGCAATGTGCCAGATTAAGTTTACCGACAAAAATACCAACGATTTAAAAGAACTGATTAATCAGCCTAAAACCCCCGAAATTATTAAGGCATATGCGTTATATCAGCTGCTCCTTTTAAGAGACAAGGATTTAATTGCTGATTGCGAAGGCGTGCTGAAAAATTCTTTCCTTGCAGCCGGGCGAAAAGGCATTAAGTTTAACGGCGAAGGCTTTGACGCGGTAATTGCCATACGGATTTTAGGACTCTATAAGGCTAACAAGGAAGCATTGCTCAGCGAATTGATATCTCAAACAACACAGGGTATTAAATCAAGGCCGTCGCGCGATAAAGATATGGGCTCATTGCTACCCAGACCGCCCATCCTGGAAACAGCTATACAAGAATTAAGCAAGATCAATTCCAAGGACTCGACCAAAATACTTTTAGACCTGCTAAAGCAAAGTGATTTTCCGTGCAGGAGCGCGGTAGCGTTAGCTTTAGGCGATATGGCTCAAGATAAGGCTATTACCAAAGCGTTAATAAGCGCGCTATCAGACAAGGATAGCTGGACCCGTTACAGAGCGTGCAATTCACTCAAGAAAATAACCGGGCAGGATTTTGGCGGTGAATGGGTCTATGATAATGACGCCACCCGTAAAGAGAATCTTGCCAAATGGGATAAGTGGTGGACCGAAACCGGCAGCAAGCAAAACTAG
- the smpB gene encoding SsrA-binding protein SmpB, whose protein sequence is MNSPIKIILKNRKAYFNYEIIDKYEAGLVLLGMEVKSLRDGKASINEAFARPSDGELFIYQMDITAYSSARTEGYQPKRPRKLLMHKKEIARLIGRIMEKGLTLVPLALYFKNGIAKLELGLARGKKLYDKREDIKKKTINRDIQKAMKR, encoded by the coding sequence ATGAATAGCCCAATTAAAATCATCCTCAAGAACAGAAAAGCGTATTTCAACTACGAAATAATAGATAAATACGAAGCCGGCCTGGTCCTGCTCGGAATGGAGGTTAAGTCGCTCCGGGACGGCAAGGCCAGCATCAACGAAGCGTTTGCCCGTCCGTCGGACGGCGAGTTGTTCATCTACCAAATGGACATCACGGCCTACTCCAGCGCCCGGACTGAGGGCTACCAGCCTAAACGGCCCAGAAAACTGCTGATGCACAAAAAGGAGATAGCCCGCTTAATCGGCCGGATAATGGAAAAAGGCTTGACTTTGGTGCCTTTGGCGCTATACTTTAAGAACGGAATCGCCAAGCTGGAACTCGGGCTGGCTCGGGGCAAGAAGCTGTACGATAAGCGCGAAGACATCAAGAAAAAGACCATTAATCGTGATATCCAGAAAGCGATGAAAAGATAG
- a CDS encoding MoxR family ATPase, whose product MPIEQEINGFRQKISELKKEISGVIVGHNQVVEQVIISILAGGHSLMEGVPGIGKTLLVKSISQCLNLSFSRIQFTPDLMPGDITGTNIIADDPSGKKVFQFQPGPVFHNIILADEINRATPKTQSALLESMQEATVTINGVKHQLPRPFLVLATQNPIEMEGTYPLPEAQLDRFFFKIMMKLPSLPEFNEIINRTTGESKTILKPMFSPDEITRAGQLLRQVPIASHLIEYTSKLVMATHPQNEFSPASVRKYVRYGASPRGAQAIVLAAKANAIIQGRLNVAQEDIINSAFPALRHRMILNLEGETSGAAPDDIIREITEKIPRVPEQISKMFSLTEP is encoded by the coding sequence ATGCCGATTGAACAGGAAATCAACGGGTTCCGCCAGAAGATATCAGAGTTAAAGAAAGAAATCTCCGGCGTCATCGTCGGCCATAACCAGGTGGTCGAGCAGGTCATAATCTCGATACTGGCCGGCGGGCACTCGCTGATGGAAGGCGTGCCGGGCATCGGGAAGACGCTTCTGGTCAAGAGCATCAGCCAGTGCCTGAATCTGTCATTCTCGCGGATACAATTCACGCCGGACCTGATGCCGGGCGACATCACCGGCACCAATATCATCGCCGATGACCCGTCCGGTAAAAAGGTATTCCAATTCCAGCCCGGCCCGGTATTCCATAACATAATCCTGGCCGATGAAATCAACCGGGCCACGCCCAAAACCCAGTCGGCCCTGCTGGAATCGATGCAGGAAGCGACGGTAACGATTAACGGGGTAAAACACCAACTGCCCCGCCCGTTCCTGGTGCTGGCCACCCAGAACCCGATCGAGATGGAAGGAACTTACCCGCTGCCCGAAGCTCAGCTGGACAGGTTTTTCTTCAAGATTATGATGAAACTTCCGTCTCTGCCGGAGTTCAATGAAATCATCAACCGGACGACGGGCGAGTCCAAGACTATACTTAAACCGATGTTCAGCCCGGATGAAATAACCCGGGCCGGCCAACTGCTCCGGCAGGTGCCGATTGCGTCGCACCTAATCGAGTACACCAGCAAACTGGTTATGGCCACGCATCCACAGAATGAGTTCAGCCCGGCATCGGTCAGGAAATACGTGCGTTACGGGGCCAGCCCGCGCGGAGCCCAGGCCATCGTCCTGGCCGCCAAGGCCAACGCTATTATCCAGGGACGGCTCAACGTAGCCCAGGAAGACATTATTAATTCGGCCTTCCCGGCCCTCAGGCATAGGATGATTCTTAACCTCGAAGGCGAGACTTCGGGAGCGGCGCCGGACGATATCATCAGGGAAATCACCGAAAAGATACCCCGGGTGCCGGAACAAATATCTAAGATGTTTTCCTTGACAGAGCCTTGA
- a CDS encoding iron ABC transporter permease translates to MNSFTKLAVIICVLVLLLPVFYMLASSFGGIDIPFITEVISNNRHWILLGNTAFIAFFTTLASMLIGVTIAVIISRFKIPLARTMEYLLILPILIPSYFMAISWVYLIGVNGLITNYLKNIFETPWMPFSIYGKLGAVFILTLSYFPLVALMTLSGLRNIDFSLEKTAWLTASRWRAFFRVTLPLVMPYIIGSGILVFILAVNNFDVPAILLTDVFPLEIFYQFSVFFRTDRAMMFALPLAAASIGAILLWYAVFKRRPLFTVGTGWKQPAKIELGTLAKLVASGFIVLMLIMAVFLPLAGLISNLDSFNTIITTLQLVSDQLLNSLTAAAIATLAALAIGITAAYIMEQPGSKIKWFLIILMALPLVMPGSALGIGLIKMYNTGALMFIYKSIWIIILGLTARYMIIPTLILNSSVKMIDPSLENAARVSGAPWHRIWLKIMIPLNKKAIIISTIIYFILALNELSVTILVAPPGFNTLSIRIYSLYHFNKNAEVSAMCLIMAFIVILLYAVLASVIFKDKNE, encoded by the coding sequence ATGAATTCATTTACTAAATTAGCAGTCATCATTTGCGTACTGGTCTTGCTCCTGCCTGTTTTTTACATGCTGGCCTCTTCTTTTGGGGGAATAGATATTCCTTTCATCACTGAAGTAATATCAAATAACCGGCATTGGATTCTTTTGGGCAATACGGCTTTCATCGCTTTCTTCACCACACTGGCCAGCATGCTAATCGGTGTTACCATAGCCGTCATCATTTCCAGGTTCAAAATACCCTTGGCCCGGACAATGGAATACCTGTTGATTTTACCGATACTGATTCCATCATATTTTATGGCTATCTCCTGGGTTTACCTGATAGGCGTAAACGGCCTGATAACAAACTATCTCAAGAATATCTTCGAGACGCCATGGATGCCGTTTTCAATATACGGGAAATTAGGCGCTGTTTTTATCTTAACCTTAAGTTATTTCCCCCTGGTGGCGCTGATGACCCTGTCCGGGTTGCGGAATATTGATTTCAGCCTGGAAAAAACTGCCTGGCTGACTGCCTCACGCTGGCGAGCATTTTTCAGAGTTACTTTACCGTTGGTTATGCCGTATATAATCGGAAGCGGCATACTGGTTTTCATACTGGCGGTAAATAACTTTGATGTCCCGGCCATTCTTCTGACCGATGTTTTCCCGCTGGAGATATTTTACCAATTCAGCGTCTTTTTCCGAACTGACCGGGCGATGATGTTCGCCCTGCCGTTGGCGGCTGCCAGCATCGGCGCAATCCTGCTTTGGTATGCCGTTTTTAAAAGACGCCCTCTTTTTACCGTCGGAACCGGATGGAAACAACCGGCAAAAATAGAGCTTGGGACACTGGCTAAGCTTGTGGCTTCAGGCTTTATTGTTTTAATGCTGATTATGGCTGTTTTCCTGCCTCTGGCCGGATTAATCAGCAATCTGGATTCATTCAACACTATAATAACGACACTCCAGCTGGTAAGCGACCAATTGCTGAACAGCCTGACAGCCGCGGCCATTGCCACACTGGCCGCTCTGGCTATCGGAATTACGGCGGCTTATATAATGGAACAACCAGGCAGTAAAATAAAATGGTTCCTTATTATCCTGATGGCATTGCCACTGGTCATGCCCGGCTCGGCGTTGGGAATCGGCTTGATAAAAATGTATAACACCGGCGCGCTGATGTTTATCTATAAATCCATCTGGATAATCATCCTTGGCCTGACCGCGCGATACATGATAATCCCCACCCTGATACTGAACAGCTCAGTAAAAATGATTGACCCGTCGCTGGAAAACGCAGCCAGGGTTTCCGGCGCCCCCTGGCACCGGATTTGGCTAAAAATAATGATACCTCTGAATAAAAAAGCCATAATCATATCAACCATAATATACTTCATTCTGGCGCTTAATGAACTGTCAGTGACCATTCTTGTAGCTCCGCCCGGTTTCAATACGCTTTCCATCCGGATTTATTCCTTATACCATTTTAACAAGAATGCGGAAGTTTCGGCCATGTGCCTGATTATGGCATTTATCGTGATTTTATTGTATGCCGTGCTGGCTTCTGTAATATTCAAGGATAAGAATGAATAA
- a CDS encoding GIY-YIG nuclease family protein, translating to MWYVYIVRCVDDTLYTGITNNVSKRVATHNAGKGARYTRSRRPVKLVYKKSFPDKSTAFKRERAVKQLTRKNKELLIKRKRQSG from the coding sequence ATGTGGTATGTTTACATAGTAAGATGTGTTGATGACACTCTTTACACCGGCATCACCAACAACGTTTCAAAGCGAGTAGCCACCCATAATGCCGGTAAAGGCGCACGCTATACCCGGTCAAGAAGACCGGTCAAACTCGTTTATAAGAAATCATTCCCGGATAAATCGACCGCCTTCAAGCGCGAACGAGCCGTAAAACAGCTAACCCGTAAAAACAAGGAATTGTTAATCAAGAGGAAAAGACAGTCCGGCTAA
- the rpoN gene encoding RNA polymerase factor sigma-54 — protein sequence MAEQHKLSMGMSPRLEQRLKLSALQIQAMEILQLQRMELLTKIKEELESNPTLEVADETSGEEVSVIKPEATDENAEVPEDKGDTAVEEKEDIVEKIDNSRDEMPTPSYKRYDVVNKKDEAIQNTPAPTLTLQDYIYHQFIALNITAEQRNIGEQIIYNIDSEGYLKTPLEEIAQTAQVTPEQVRQVLDLIQHLDPPGVGATSLEECLLLQLENDDPELELKKIIISRHLKDIEENRIPQIAKKLNLTVEELNIIIKEIEHLNPHPGADFDPDKTSYVAPDVTIKEIDGNYEIILENDYIPRMRISNYYQQMAQENVGGKTAREFLRSKMESAKRLINAIELRQRTLRRISQNIVDVQTGFLKDGITQLKPLKMKEVAKKLGLHISTISRAISNKYIQTPNGLFKMKFFFTSCTEMASGEQMTQQNVLNAMKVIVEQEDKKSPLRDAQIMDMLKAQQFPVCRRTVAKYRMMLKIPPVSKRKSY from the coding sequence ATGGCTGAACAGCATAAATTATCGATGGGTATGTCTCCGCGGCTGGAACAGCGGCTGAAACTGTCAGCCCTGCAAATCCAGGCGATGGAGATATTACAGCTCCAGCGGATGGAACTGCTCACCAAGATTAAAGAGGAGCTGGAATCCAACCCCACCCTGGAGGTGGCCGACGAGACTTCGGGCGAGGAGGTATCGGTCATCAAACCGGAAGCCACGGACGAGAATGCCGAGGTGCCTGAGGATAAAGGCGATACAGCCGTAGAGGAAAAAGAAGACATCGTCGAGAAGATAGACAATTCACGGGACGAGATGCCCACACCCAGTTACAAGCGTTACGACGTGGTCAACAAAAAGGACGAGGCCATCCAGAACACGCCGGCGCCGACGCTGACCCTGCAGGATTATATTTACCACCAGTTCATCGCCTTGAATATCACCGCCGAACAAAGGAATATCGGCGAGCAAATCATCTATAACATCGACAGCGAGGGATATCTTAAGACGCCGCTGGAAGAAATCGCCCAGACGGCCCAGGTCACTCCGGAACAGGTCAGGCAGGTGCTGGACTTGATACAGCACCTCGACCCGCCGGGCGTGGGCGCGACCTCACTGGAGGAATGCCTGCTGTTGCAGCTCGAGAACGACGACCCGGAACTGGAGCTCAAGAAAATAATAATCAGCCGGCATCTCAAGGACATCGAAGAAAACCGCATCCCCCAGATTGCCAAGAAGCTGAACCTGACCGTTGAGGAGCTGAACATTATCATCAAGGAAATAGAACACCTTAACCCGCATCCGGGCGCGGATTTCGACCCGGACAAGACGTCATACGTGGCACCGGACGTGACCATAAAAGAAATCGACGGGAATTACGAGATTATCCTGGAAAACGACTATATCCCCCGGATGCGCATCAGTAATTATTACCAGCAGATGGCCCAGGAGAACGTGGGTGGTAAAACGGCCAGGGAATTCCTGCGGAGCAAGATGGAATCGGCCAAGCGGCTGATTAATGCCATCGAACTCCGGCAACGGACGCTCAGACGCATCAGCCAGAACATCGTGGATGTCCAAACCGGTTTCCTGAAGGACGGTATCACCCAGTTGAAACCCCTAAAGATGAAGGAAGTAGCCAAAAAGCTGGGGCTTCATATCTCGACCATCAGCCGGGCTATTTCCAATAAATACATACAGACGCCCAACGGACTGTTCAAGATGAAGTTCTTTTTCACCTCGTGCACGGAGATGGCTTCGGGCGAACAGATGACCCAGCAGAACGTGCTCAACGCCATGAAGGTGATAGTCGAGCAGGAGGATAAGAAATCTCCGTTGCGAGACGCGCAGATTATGGATATGCTCAAGGCGCAGCAGTTCCCGGTTTGCCGGCGCACCGTGGCCAAGTACCGGATGATGCTCAAGATACCGCCGGTATCCAAGAGAAAGTCTTATTGA
- a CDS encoding ABC transporter ATP-binding protein produces the protein MEIRFKNVSVSFGNIGAISDLSFTAPAGKLLAVLGPSGSGKSTLLMLLTGLLAPDNGEISIGEQIVSSGNKILVAPRQRQVGMVFQTLALWPHMTVRQNIEFALKGKHPKDEITARVSEILSLTGLSDYAKTYPSNLSGGERQRVALARALVAKPEIFLLDEPLSSLDRHLSKKLLPLIREYHEKFHTTTIYVTHDQSEALNIADFVMVIKNGRMMQFDTPENIYHKPVNRFVASFMGDVNLLESKFASPDSVKTNIGEISCAPNDKLSGRNTIAVIRPENLTINNNGNIKGRVIACEFKGDNWLAEIDAGGNAPLLARFPDKPQAGAAVSLSINKPVWIIENN, from the coding sequence ATGGAAATAAGATTCAAAAACGTTTCGGTATCCTTCGGGAATATCGGTGCAATCAGTGATTTATCATTTACCGCTCCCGCCGGGAAACTGCTGGCGGTATTGGGCCCATCCGGTTCCGGCAAAAGCACTTTATTGATGCTACTGACCGGATTATTAGCGCCGGATAACGGGGAAATATCCATAGGTGAACAAATCGTTTCCAGCGGCAATAAAATACTGGTTGCGCCGCGCCAACGGCAGGTAGGTATGGTCTTCCAGACCCTGGCTTTATGGCCGCATATGACGGTACGCCAGAATATCGAGTTTGCCCTGAAAGGGAAACACCCCAAGGATGAAATAACCGCCCGGGTAAGCGAAATTCTGTCACTGACCGGCCTATCCGATTACGCCAAAACTTACCCGTCCAACCTCTCGGGTGGAGAACGCCAGCGGGTTGCCCTGGCCCGGGCATTGGTTGCCAAACCGGAGATTTTCCTGCTGGATGAACCTCTCTCCAGCCTGGACCGGCACCTTTCCAAGAAACTATTGCCTCTAATCAGGGAATACCACGAAAAATTCCATACCACCACCATCTACGTCACCCACGACCAATCCGAGGCGTTAAACATCGCTGATTTCGTGATGGTGATAAAAAACGGGCGGATGATGCAATTCGATACACCTGAAAATATTTATCACAAGCCGGTTAACAGATTTGTCGCCTCGTTCATGGGCGATGTCAACCTCCTGGAATCAAAATTCGCCAGTCCGGATTCAGTCAAGACAAACATCGGGGAAATCAGCTGCGCGCCTAACGATAAGTTATCAGGACGGAACACAATCGCCGTAATCAGGCCTGAAAATTTAACGATTAACAACAACGGTAACATCAAAGGACGGGTGATTGCCTGTGAATTCAAGGGTGACAATTGGCTGGCGGAAATAGACGCCGGCGGTAATGCGCCGCTGCTTGCCAGATTTCCTGACAAACCTCAAGCCGGTGCCGCAGTTTCATTATCAATAAACAAACCGGTTTGGATAATCGAAAACAATTAA
- the recR gene encoding recombination mediator RecR: MNVKNDSLNRLIQELARFPGLGEKSAERLAMHLFKMSEPDRNSFVQSILAIKNVRYCRQCFNFVTTNNGVQNTLCDICSDARRDQSIVCVVETHDDFRGMEKTGSFNGVYHILLGRIAPLEDCGPDRLTIGQLLNRIRQNVNIKELILGTNPTMEGDNTSLYIRQELPKALAPGRQLKITRLARGIPAGSTIGYINKSTLTDSLSGRQECDK; the protein is encoded by the coding sequence ATGAACGTTAAGAACGATAGTCTTAACCGGCTTATCCAGGAGCTGGCCCGGTTCCCGGGCCTGGGCGAGAAGAGCGCCGAGCGACTGGCCATGCACCTCTTTAAAATGTCCGAACCGGACCGCAATAGTTTCGTCCAATCCATTCTGGCCATCAAGAACGTCCGCTATTGCCGCCAGTGTTTTAATTTCGTCACCACCAATAACGGCGTCCAGAACACCCTCTGCGATATCTGCTCTGACGCGCGCCGCGACCAGTCCATCGTCTGCGTGGTGGAAACGCACGATGATTTCCGGGGTATGGAAAAGACCGGCTCGTTCAACGGGGTCTATCATATCCTGCTGGGCCGAATCGCGCCGCTGGAGGACTGCGGGCCGGACCGGCTGACCATCGGGCAACTCCTGAACCGCATCCGCCAGAACGTCAACATCAAGGAGCTTATCCTGGGCACCAACCCGACTATGGAGGGCGATAACACGTCTTTATACATCAGGCAGGAACTGCCCAAGGCCTTGGCGCCGGGCAGGCAGTTAAAAATCACCCGGCTGGCACGGGGCATCCCGGCCGGAAGCACCATCGGCTACATCAATAAATCAACCCTGACCGATTCGCTTTCGGGACGGCAGGAATGTGATAAATAA
- a CDS encoding extracellular solute-binding protein gives MKNILIATVAIMVLLIPACGKTPNNEVVIYNALDEVFSGPILKDFETTTGIKVKMLTDTEAVKTVGLVTRLIEEKDNPQADVFWNNEIGWTLVMKQKGMFESYQAESARNIPDTYKDKNGFWTGFAARARVILYNTSLVQENEVPQSILDFTKPIYKGRVAIARPVVGTMATHAAALFVNLGEAETKKFFIELKANDCKIVAGNMMAAKMVANGEIAICLTDTDDANGMMLDNKPVKMVYPDQSGMGALVLPNSIALIKGGPNQENGKKLIEYILKAETEQKLAKLPSAQMPLRAELASYSPMFNLASIKIMAIDYNKLADWLESSKKFIYDEFLK, from the coding sequence ATGAAGAATATCCTTATCGCGACCGTAGCAATAATGGTTTTGTTAATCCCCGCCTGCGGTAAAACTCCGAACAACGAAGTTGTGATTTATAACGCCCTGGATGAAGTGTTTTCCGGACCGATCTTAAAGGATTTTGAAACAACTACCGGCATCAAAGTAAAAATGCTGACAGATACGGAAGCTGTCAAGACCGTAGGTTTGGTTACCCGCCTGATTGAGGAAAAAGACAATCCCCAAGCTGATGTTTTTTGGAATAACGAAATCGGCTGGACCCTGGTAATGAAACAAAAAGGCATGTTTGAATCTTATCAGGCTGAGTCGGCACGTAATATACCAGATACTTATAAAGACAAGAACGGATTCTGGACCGGATTTGCAGCCAGAGCCCGGGTAATTCTTTATAACACCAGCCTGGTACAAGAAAATGAGGTGCCGCAATCTATTTTGGATTTTACCAAGCCGATATACAAAGGACGGGTAGCTATCGCCCGCCCGGTTGTCGGGACCATGGCAACTCATGCCGCAGCTCTTTTTGTAAATCTAGGCGAAGCTGAGACGAAGAAGTTTTTTATAGAGCTCAAAGCTAACGACTGCAAAATAGTGGCTGGTAATATGATGGCCGCCAAGATGGTAGCTAACGGTGAAATTGCTATTTGCCTGACTGACACGGACGACGCCAACGGAATGATGCTTGATAATAAACCGGTAAAGATGGTTTATCCGGACCAATCCGGCATGGGTGCGCTGGTATTGCCCAACAGCATTGCCCTGATAAAAGGCGGGCCTAACCAAGAAAACGGCAAAAAACTAATCGAATATATTCTCAAAGCTGAAACCGAGCAGAAACTAGCCAAATTGCCTTCGGCCCAGATGCCGCTAAGAGCTGAGCTGGCATCTTACAGTCCGATGTTTAATCTGGCCAGCATAAAAATCATGGCCATAGATTATAATAAACTGGCCGATTGGCTTGAGTCCTCCAAAAAATTCATTTACGATGAATTCCTTAAATAG